The DNA segment ATGTGAGGCCATCCGCTACTTTATGCTGTCAACACATTACCGCAACCCGCTCAATTTCTCGGAGAAAATTATGGAGCAGGCCGAGCGGAGCGTGGAGCGCATCGCTAATACTGTGAGCAATTTGCGCCACCGCTTGCAGACGGCGTCAGCAGGTTCTGATCAAGTGACTCCAGAGTGGGAAGCGAAGCTGCGCGAAATTGGAGAAATATTTCATGCGAAGATGCAGGATGACTTTAATACGCCGGATGCCATTACCGCGGTATTTGAATGGGTGAATGAAGTGAATTCGTTACTCCAGCGACCGATCGTTGGCCGGGCTGACCTAGAGGCTGCACAGGAGCTGTTCTCTGAAATGAACGGTGTGCTGCGTATCGCAAGAGAGGCAGAGACGGAGCTGTTGGATGGCGAGGTAGAAGCTTTGATCGCCGAGCGGACTGAAGCGCGCAAGGCGAAGAATTGGGCGCGTGCTGATGAAATTCGTGACCTTCTTGTTGGTAAAGGCATTATTCTTGAAGACACGCCGCAAGGGATGAGATGGCGGCGGAAATGAGCGGAGACGAAGAGGTGAACGAGAAGGTGAGCGATATAAAGCGCGAAGTGTATGATGACGTGTGCCGTAAATTGCAGGAAGAATCGCTTCCCCAGGGTACGCCTGGGCCAACTCTAGATGCGGCAAGCACAGACGGCCTGGCAGCGGGGGCTGGCGATGATTCGGCCCCGCTCTGGTTCCCGGAGCTGCCGTCCAAGCCGGCAAGGCTGCTGCCGCCGCTGGCACTGGCCTATATTGGAGATGCCGTATTTGAGGTCGCCGTCCGCCAGCATGTTATAGCCCGGCCCAACCTTCGCCCGCACAACTTGCATGTTCAGGCGACGAAGTTCGTTTCTGCTAAGGCGCAGTCCAGAATACTTGGGCTCATTGAGCCGCAGCTTACGGAGCAGGAGCAGGACGTTGTACGGCAAGGGCGGAACGCGAAATCAGGAACGATTCCTAAGAACGCGAATGTGCTCGAATATCGTCATGCGACGGCTTTTGAGAGTTTAATTGGTTATCTGTACTATACAGGGGCACATGATCGTCTCCGAGGGCTTATTTTGCAGGGCTTTGAATTGCTGGAACATGATAAAGAAAAATGAGGAAATTATATAACAACATAGGGAAATGGGGCGCTTCTGCTCGAAATCCCCGGGAGGCTATCGTATGGACGATCAAGAATGGATCGGTGGAAAGCATTCGCTGTTGGAAG comes from the Paenibacillus lentus genome and includes:
- a CDS encoding Mini-ribonuclease 3; translation: MAAGAGDDSAPLWFPELPSKPARLLPPLALAYIGDAVFEVAVRQHVIARPNLRPHNLHVQATKFVSAKAQSRILGLIEPQLTEQEQDVVRQGRNAKSGTIPKNANVLEYRHATAFESLIGYLYYTGAHDRLRGLILQGFELLEHDKEK